The Pseudodesulfovibrio sp. zrk46 genome contains a region encoding:
- the larB gene encoding nickel pincer cofactor biosynthesis protein LarB codes for MQNNEALKALLEDIQSGKVSVDQGVESLRDLPFQDIGHTVIDNHRMLRNGFPEVIYGEGKTKEQLVDIFGYMRERNNVLATRVDAEKAAFVLERFPDAEYNAMGRTLTFLKNEIEFKPGEIGIITAGTSDMDVAEEAKVTCEMLGSHASIISDIGVAGIHRLLGRLDNIRKYTVLIVIAGMEGALSSVVGGLVEQPIIAVPTSVGYGANFSGLSALLGMLTSCASGVTVVNIDNGFGAACAACKINNLVQR; via the coding sequence ATGCAGAATAACGAAGCGTTGAAAGCGCTGCTCGAAGATATACAATCCGGCAAGGTGAGTGTGGATCAGGGGGTAGAGTCCCTGCGCGACCTGCCATTTCAGGACATTGGCCATACGGTTATCGATAACCACCGCATGCTGCGCAACGGGTTCCCGGAAGTCATCTATGGTGAGGGGAAGACCAAGGAACAGTTGGTCGACATCTTCGGCTACATGCGTGAGCGAAACAACGTGCTCGCCACTCGCGTGGATGCAGAGAAGGCCGCTTTTGTCCTCGAACGATTCCCGGATGCCGAGTACAACGCCATGGGCCGGACCCTGACCTTTCTGAAGAACGAGATCGAGTTCAAGCCGGGCGAGATAGGCATCATCACTGCAGGCACTTCTGATATGGATGTGGCCGAGGAAGCCAAGGTTACTTGCGAGATGCTTGGCAGCCATGCCTCCATTATCTCTGATATCGGCGTGGCCGGAATTCACCGCCTGTTGGGGCGACTGGACAATATCCGCAAATATACGGTCCTCATCGTCATCGCAGGTATGGAAGGTGCGCTCTCCAGCGTGGTGGGCGGCCTTGTGGAACAGCCCATCATCGCGGTGCCCACTTCCGTCGGGTACGGTGCCAACTTCTCCGGCCTGTCAGCGCTGCTTGGTATGCTCACCTCCTGCGCCAGCGGCGTGACCGTGGTCAACATCGACAACGGCTTTGGCGCGGCCTGCGCAGCCTGCAAGATCAATAATCTTGTGCAGCGTTAG
- a CDS encoding helix-turn-helix domain-containing GNAT family N-acetyltransferase, whose translation MRETAAIRQFNRFYTRVLGLFQPKLMGSEQTLIEARILYEVWQHPGISSADITRLLDMDRGQLSRVISKLVKQDLIHKEEKHAGRRGIPLTLTAEGERLARKLNAMSEQQMADLIQPLEPAARERLVSAMQDITAALSGNAHPRPEVSVRESRPGDMGWVIQRHCDLYGATHGFDKDFEKYVLLGLAEFVQRDSGRSKLWIAEQDGNRLGCIAVVEQEDNQAQLRWLLVEPQARGLGVGRKLSETLTTFCREQRYASIFLWTIDSLEPARKLYQSIGFELAESIDSTMGGEPCVEQRWELML comes from the coding sequence ATGAGAGAGACAGCCGCCATAAGACAATTCAATAGATTCTACACGCGAGTGCTGGGCCTGTTCCAACCCAAACTCATGGGAAGCGAACAGACCTTGATAGAAGCGCGCATCCTTTACGAGGTATGGCAACACCCCGGAATCTCTTCGGCGGACATCACCCGCCTGCTGGATATGGACCGGGGACAACTCAGCCGTGTTATTTCCAAGCTGGTAAAGCAGGACCTGATCCACAAGGAAGAAAAACATGCCGGACGCAGAGGGATTCCCCTGACGTTGACCGCCGAGGGAGAACGGCTGGCCCGGAAGTTGAATGCCATGTCCGAGCAACAGATGGCAGACCTGATCCAGCCGCTGGAACCCGCAGCAAGAGAGCGGCTTGTTTCTGCCATGCAGGACATCACAGCCGCACTGTCCGGCAACGCGCATCCCCGCCCGGAAGTCTCGGTACGCGAATCCCGGCCCGGCGACATGGGATGGGTCATTCAACGGCATTGCGACCTCTACGGAGCAACCCACGGATTCGATAAGGATTTCGAGAAATATGTCCTGTTGGGATTGGCGGAATTCGTCCAAAGGGATTCCGGCCGCAGCAAGCTCTGGATTGCGGAGCAGGACGGCAACCGACTGGGGTGCATCGCCGTGGTCGAGCAGGAAGACAATCAGGCCCAGCTACGCTGGCTACTGGTCGAACCTCAGGCAAGAGGATTGGGCGTTGGGCGCAAGCTCTCGGAAACGCTCACGACCTTCTGCCGCGAGCAACGCTATGCTTCCATCTTTCTCTGGACTATCGATTCGCTGGAACCCGCCCGCAAGCTATACCAGTCCATCGGCTTTGAACTGGCCGAGTCCATCGACAGCACCATGGGCGGCGAGCCCTGCGTTGAACAACGATGGGAGCTGATGCTGTAG
- a CDS encoding aldo/keto reductase produces the protein MLYRKVPKTGEELSILGFGAMCLPTCEDGSIDEDRAIAQMRHAIDNGVNYVDTAWPYHDGQSEAAVAKALHDGYREKVNIADKLPQWLVKTREDMDTLLNDQLERLGVDCIDYYLVHAIEWNSWQRLEGLGITEFLNQALADGRIRNAGFSFHGVTEDFKKIVDAFPWTFCQIRYNLLNQENQAGTAGVKYAASKDLAVMVMEPLRRGDLGKPEAPAPVQELWDTASVKRTPAEWALRWLWNDPKITVVLSDMSEEAHIEENLAVANQGRTYSLTQKELGIIDRVATKYSELMQVGCDGCSFCMPCPAAVRIPWCFEQYNSARMFTEKEDVTRSWYALTLSNEFAGKSAYASQCNNCGECLRHCPRKINIPEKLAEVSEYFENTDMQAVVDGFMQIQAQ, from the coding sequence ATGCTTTACCGAAAAGTTCCCAAAACTGGTGAAGAACTCTCCATCCTCGGTTTCGGTGCCATGTGCCTCCCCACCTGTGAGGACGGCTCCATCGACGAAGACCGCGCCATTGCCCAGATGCGTCACGCCATCGACAACGGCGTCAACTACGTTGACACGGCATGGCCCTACCACGACGGCCAGAGCGAGGCCGCGGTGGCCAAAGCCCTGCACGACGGATACCGGGAAAAGGTCAACATCGCGGACAAGCTGCCCCAGTGGCTGGTAAAGACCCGCGAGGATATGGACACCCTGCTTAACGACCAGCTTGAGCGCCTCGGTGTGGACTGCATCGACTACTACCTCGTCCACGCCATTGAATGGAACTCATGGCAGCGTCTGGAAGGGCTCGGTATCACCGAGTTCCTGAATCAGGCCCTTGCCGACGGCCGAATCCGCAACGCGGGATTCTCCTTCCACGGCGTGACCGAGGACTTCAAGAAGATCGTCGACGCCTTTCCGTGGACCTTCTGCCAGATTCGCTACAACCTCCTGAATCAGGAGAATCAGGCCGGCACCGCCGGTGTGAAGTACGCCGCCTCCAAGGATCTGGCCGTCATGGTCATGGAACCGCTCCGCCGCGGCGATCTGGGCAAGCCCGAAGCTCCGGCTCCGGTGCAGGAACTCTGGGACACCGCTTCGGTCAAGCGCACTCCTGCCGAATGGGCTTTGCGCTGGCTCTGGAATGATCCCAAGATCACCGTAGTGCTTTCCGACATGAGCGAAGAGGCGCACATCGAGGAGAACCTCGCCGTGGCCAATCAGGGCCGGACCTACTCCCTGACGCAAAAAGAACTGGGCATCATCGATCGCGTGGCGACCAAGTACAGCGAACTCATGCAGGTGGGCTGCGACGGCTGCTCCTTCTGCATGCCCTGCCCGGCTGCCGTGCGTATTCCGTGGTGCTTCGAGCAGTACAACAGTGCCCGCATGTTCACCGAAAAAGAGGACGTCACCCGCTCCTGGTACGCCCTCACCCTGAGCAACGAGTTCGCAGGCAAATCCGCGTACGCCTCTCAATGCAACAACTGCGGCGAGTGCCTCAGGCACTGCCCGCGGAAGATCAATATCCCCGAAAAGCTCGCCGAAGTATCTGAGTATTTTGAAAATACAGACATGCAGGCCGTTGTAGACGGCTTCATGCAGATACAGGCGCAGTAG
- a CDS encoding LysR family transcriptional regulator encodes MLDMNTMGQITPDQLRSFLVAADTGSFTKAATLVHRTQAAVSMQMKKMESELDCALFNREGRGVTLTAEGEILYRYAAKILALHDEALAAIATPKLDGTIRLGVPDDYATQHLPGVLKEFAITHPRVQVDVYCGETPRMADMLNDDQLDLVITTDSVPTTYSAPLELVWIVPERMVPADLAVLPLALFHPVCCYRDSALRALDADNRAYRIAYGSPSLAGVLAAVQGGLAIAPVTADTQAEGCRHANPADNLPALDSVFIDIRFRPGKRSDIVSAFAGFVGDQLGISTNNTTFAL; translated from the coding sequence ATGCTTGATATGAACACCATGGGCCAGATCACCCCGGACCAGCTGCGCTCCTTTCTGGTGGCAGCAGACACGGGCAGCTTTACCAAGGCCGCAACACTGGTTCACCGCACACAGGCAGCGGTGAGCATGCAGATGAAAAAGATGGAATCCGAGTTGGACTGTGCCCTCTTCAACCGGGAGGGACGCGGCGTCACGCTGACGGCGGAAGGTGAGATTCTCTACCGCTATGCCGCCAAGATACTCGCCCTTCACGACGAGGCCCTCGCGGCCATCGCCACGCCAAAGCTCGATGGCACCATTCGCTTGGGCGTACCCGACGACTACGCAACCCAGCATCTGCCGGGAGTGCTCAAGGAGTTCGCTATCACCCACCCACGAGTGCAGGTGGATGTTTATTGCGGGGAAACGCCCCGTATGGCTGACATGCTGAACGATGATCAGCTGGATCTGGTCATCACCACCGACTCAGTTCCCACCACCTATTCCGCACCGCTTGAGTTGGTCTGGATTGTACCCGAACGAATGGTTCCGGCCGACCTTGCCGTGTTGCCGCTGGCCCTGTTCCACCCGGTCTGCTGTTATCGCGACAGCGCCCTACGCGCTCTCGACGCAGACAACAGAGCCTATCGCATCGCCTACGGCAGCCCAAGTCTGGCCGGAGTCCTTGCCGCGGTGCAGGGGGGCCTTGCCATTGCCCCGGTCACGGCAGACACCCAGGCCGAGGGATGCCGCCACGCCAATCCGGCGGACAATCTCCCTGCCCTCGACTCCGTATTCATAGATATCCGCTTCCGCCCGGGAAAGCGGTCGGACATCGTCTCCGCCTTTGCCGGATTCGTCGGCGATCAGCTTGGGATATCGACCAACAACACGACTTTCGCGCTATAA